One Branchiostoma floridae strain S238N-H82 chromosome 15, Bfl_VNyyK, whole genome shotgun sequence DNA window includes the following coding sequences:
- the LOC118431894 gene encoding uncharacterized protein LOC118431894, with protein MRMQRGVTPKYMETSVSMKNACALNAWQEKELRQKLDAMDQMHRQESQELNKYKQSLNTMSHSMQTFLREGTHYWTNYVSPNWPWDSIPPPKFVVDSPGVTDRYGTGGLAGVRVSVPVTKKKKKNPAQAQRRVDQRKASLPMIAPNPAALAAAQKAAANGGGDFVVADPTAGMRVTLTAPTPSLPRMHSRGPHVNTPKTIGAIPPQGDGSTIYMVPEDEEVDLQGQGKKPATKSKDPLSKLRFLQDRWTKKDASDRDSEDDDAESIGAKTTRTTRTTKSQLRQKMRLEYEARVKARRQKSETSEDEEAEAAAEFVTEYKTLMNCRYLRHPPTSVPKHYTILGVKIQCAAY; from the exons ATGCGGATGCAAAGAGGAGTGACGCCGAAGTACATGGAGACGTCGGTGTCCATGAAGAACGCGTGCGCGCTGAACGCGTGGCAGGAGAAGGAGCTAAGGCAGAAGTTAGACGCCATGGATCAGATGCACCGCCAGGAGTCACAGGAACTCAACAAGTACAAACAGTCTCTCAACACCATGTCTCATAGCATGCAG ACCTTCCTGCGAGAGGGGACCCACTATTGGACCAACTACGTGTCTCCCAACTGGCCCTGGGACTCGATCCCCCCGCCCAAGTTCGTGGTGGACAGCCCGGGCGTCACGGACAGGTACGGCACGGGCGGACTCGCCGGGGTTCGCGTCTCTGTTCCCGtcaccaagaagaagaagaagaaccctGCTCAGGCTCAGAGGAGGGTTGACCAACGCAAGGCTTCTCTACCGATGATCGCACCTAACCCTGCCGCCTTGGCTGCAGCGCAAAAAGCCGCAGCAAATGGCGGCGGTGATTTTGTAGTCGCAGACCCTACCGCAGGCATGCGGGTAACTCTTACGGCGCCGACCCCCAGTCTTCCCCGTATGCACAGCCGGGGTCCGCACGTCAACACCCCGAAGACCATCGGAGCAATCCCCCCACAAGGAGACGGTTCAACTATCTATATGGTTCCAGAAGACGAAGAGGTTGATCTACAAGGGCAAGGCAAGAAACCTGCTACAAAATCCAAAGACCCGCTTTCAAAACTGAGATTTCTACAAGACCGCTGGACTAAGAAGGACGCCAGCGACAGAGATTCGGAAGACGACGACGCGGAGAGTATCGGCGCGAAGACCACGAGGACCACGCGGACGACGAAGTCGCAGCTGCGGCAGAAGATGCGGCTGGAGTACGAGGCACGGGTAAAGGCGCGGAGACAGAAGTCGGAAACGTCAGAAGACGAAGAGGCAGAGGCTGCAGCAGAGTTTGTAACCGAGTATAAGACTTTAATGAACTGTAGATATCTCCGCCACCCTCCAACTAGCGTCCCGAAACACTATACTATTCTAGGTGTAAAAATTCAATGTGCGGCATATTAA